From a region of the Streptomyces tirandamycinicus genome:
- a CDS encoding PadR family transcriptional regulator, whose product MSRRSGILEFAVLGLLREAPMHGYELRKRLNTSLGIFRAFSYGTLYPCLKTLVANGWLIEEPGSAPEDALAASLAGRRAKIVYRLTADGKEHFEELLSHTGPDTWEDEHFAARFAFFGQTERDVRMRVLEGRRSRLEERLEKMRASLARTRERLDDYTLELQRHGMESVEREVRWLNELIESERAGRDQRRSMATGEAARQDNTSGESGGLPRHGDEASPRGAAPRRPDPPDPSEDTTN is encoded by the coding sequence ATGAGCCGGCGCTCCGGCATCCTCGAGTTCGCCGTCCTCGGCCTGCTCCGTGAGGCCCCGATGCACGGGTACGAGCTGCGCAAGCGGCTCAACACCTCGCTGGGCATCTTCCGGGCCTTCAGCTACGGGACCCTCTACCCCTGCCTCAAGACGCTGGTCGCCAACGGCTGGCTGATCGAGGAGCCGGGCAGCGCTCCCGAGGACGCCCTCGCCGCCTCACTCGCGGGGCGCCGAGCCAAGATCGTTTACCGGTTGACGGCGGACGGCAAGGAGCACTTCGAGGAGCTCCTCTCCCACACCGGCCCCGACACCTGGGAGGACGAGCACTTCGCGGCCCGCTTCGCCTTCTTCGGCCAGACGGAGCGCGATGTGCGGATGCGGGTGCTGGAAGGCCGGCGCAGCCGGCTCGAGGAGCGCCTGGAGAAGATGCGCGCCTCCCTCGCCCGCACGCGCGAGCGTCTCGACGACTACACGCTGGAGCTGCAACGGCACGGCATGGAGTCCGTCGAGCGCGAGGTGCGCTGGCTGAACGAACTCATCGAGAGCGAGCGGGCGGGGCGGGACCAGCGACGGTCCATGGCCACCGGGGAAGCCGCTCGGCAGGACAACACATCTGGAGAGTCGGGCGGCCTGCCCCGGCACGGGGACGAAGCGTCCCCGCGGGGCGCCGCCCCGCGGCGCCCCGACCCGCCGGATCCGTCCGAAGACACCACCAACTGA
- a CDS encoding inositol-3-phosphate synthase: MGSVRVAIVGVGNCAASLVQGVEYYKDADPGTKVPGLMHVQFGDYHVRDVEFVAAFDVDAKKVGLDLADAIGASENNTIKICDVPSTGVTVQRGHTLDGLGKYYRETIEESAEAPVDVVQVLKDKQVDVLVCYLPVGSEDAAKFYAQCAIDAKVGFVNALPVFIAGTKEWADKFTAAGVPIVGDDIKSQVGATITHRVMAKLFEDRGVILDRTMQLNVGGNMDFKNMLERERLESKKISKTQAVTSQIPDRELGEKNVHIGPSDYVAWLDDRKWAYVRLEGRAFGDVPLNLEYKLEVWDSPNSAGVIIDALRAAKIAKDRGIGGPILSASSYFMKSPPVQYFDDEARANVEKFIKGEVER; this comes from the coding sequence ATGGGTTCGGTTCGCGTAGCCATCGTCGGCGTGGGCAACTGCGCCGCCTCGCTGGTGCAGGGCGTCGAGTACTACAAGGACGCAGACCCGGGCACCAAGGTGCCGGGTCTGATGCACGTCCAGTTCGGCGACTACCACGTCCGTGACGTCGAGTTCGTCGCCGCCTTCGATGTCGACGCGAAGAAGGTCGGGCTCGACCTCGCGGACGCCATCGGTGCCAGCGAGAACAACACCATCAAGATCTGCGACGTACCGTCCACCGGTGTGACCGTCCAGCGCGGCCACACCCTCGACGGCCTCGGCAAGTACTACCGCGAGACCATCGAGGAGTCCGCCGAGGCCCCGGTCGATGTCGTCCAGGTCCTCAAGGACAAGCAGGTCGACGTGCTCGTCTGCTACCTGCCGGTCGGCTCCGAGGACGCCGCCAAGTTCTACGCCCAGTGCGCCATCGACGCCAAGGTCGGGTTCGTCAACGCCCTCCCGGTGTTCATCGCGGGCACCAAGGAGTGGGCCGACAAGTTCACCGCCGCCGGTGTGCCGATCGTCGGTGACGACATCAAGTCGCAGGTGGGCGCCACCATCACCCACCGGGTGATGGCGAAGCTCTTCGAGGACCGGGGCGTCATCCTGGACCGCACGATGCAGCTGAACGTCGGCGGCAACATGGACTTCAAGAACATGCTCGAGCGCGAGCGCCTGGAGTCCAAGAAGATCTCCAAGACGCAGGCCGTCACTTCGCAGATCCCCGACCGTGAGCTCGGCGAGAAGAACGTCCACATCGGCCCGTCCGACTACGTCGCCTGGCTGGACGACCGCAAGTGGGCCTATGTGCGTCTGGAGGGCCGCGCCTTCGGTGACGTCCCGCTGAATCTCGAGTACAAGCTCGAGGTCTGGGACTCCCCGAACTCCGCCGGAGTCATCATCGACGCCCTGCGCGCCGCGAAGATCGCCAAGGACCGCGGCATCGGTGGTCCGATCCTCTCCGCGTCCTCCTACTTCATGAAGTCCCCGCCGGTCCAGTACTTCGACGACGAGGCCCGCGCGAACGTCGAGAAGTTCATCAAGGGCGAGGTCGAGCGCTAG
- a CDS encoding MFS transporter — protein sequence MPVVRDLRVLLRLTNFRRLLAVRLLSQSADGVYQVALATYVVFSPERQATAGAIAAAMAVLLLPYSLIGPFAGVLLDRWPRRQVFLYGNLLRAALACCTAVLMLAAVPDWLFYASALCVTAVNRFVLAGLSAALPRVVDEQRLVMANSLSPTAGTIAATAGGGLAFAVRITASDSDVVVVLLGAALYLCAALASLRMSRELLGPDRELLQPHLAAALASTARGLVSGLRHLAERRSAARALAAMTMLRFCYGALTVMVLMLSRYTWSETESEGLRLLALAVALSGAGFFAAAAVTPWGVGQVGPYGWMAILAGAASLLEPALGLTFAPVPILIAAFTLGLVTQGSKIVTDTVVQTAIDDGFRGRVFSLYDMLFNASFVGAAGVTAVMLPPDGRSVPLIAMLAAIYGLSAAALLRWRRTEGEPGERHG from the coding sequence ATGCCCGTCGTACGTGATCTGCGCGTACTCCTGCGCCTGACGAACTTCCGCCGTCTGCTCGCCGTACGGCTGCTGTCGCAGTCGGCCGACGGTGTGTACCAGGTGGCGCTCGCCACGTACGTCGTCTTCTCCCCGGAGAGACAGGCCACTGCCGGCGCCATCGCGGCCGCGATGGCGGTGCTGCTTCTGCCGTACTCCCTCATCGGTCCGTTCGCCGGCGTGCTCCTGGACCGATGGCCGCGCCGGCAGGTCTTCCTCTACGGAAACCTCCTGCGAGCCGCACTCGCCTGCTGTACGGCCGTGCTGATGCTCGCAGCCGTCCCCGACTGGCTGTTCTACGCTTCCGCGCTCTGTGTCACAGCGGTCAACCGCTTTGTGCTGGCGGGACTCTCAGCGGCGCTTCCGCGGGTCGTGGACGAGCAGCGGCTCGTCATGGCCAACTCCCTCTCACCGACCGCGGGCACCATCGCGGCCACTGCCGGTGGTGGCCTTGCGTTCGCCGTACGCATCACCGCTTCCGACTCGGACGTGGTCGTCGTGCTGCTGGGCGCAGCCCTCTATCTCTGCGCGGCTCTGGCGTCGCTTCGTATGAGCCGTGAACTCCTCGGCCCTGATCGTGAGCTGCTCCAGCCGCACCTCGCCGCCGCCCTGGCCTCGACCGCCCGCGGCCTCGTCAGTGGACTGCGCCATCTGGCGGAGCGGCGCTCCGCTGCCCGCGCACTGGCCGCGATGACCATGCTGCGCTTCTGCTACGGCGCATTGACCGTGATGGTCCTCATGCTCTCCCGGTACACCTGGTCCGAGACGGAGTCCGAGGGCCTGAGGCTTCTCGCCCTGGCCGTGGCCCTCTCCGGTGCCGGGTTCTTCGCGGCCGCGGCCGTCACGCCCTGGGGAGTCGGCCAGGTCGGCCCGTACGGATGGATGGCGATCCTCGCAGGCGCCGCGAGCCTCCTGGAACCGGCCCTGGGGCTCACCTTCGCTCCGGTTCCGATCCTCATTGCCGCATTCACCCTCGGGCTGGTCACCCAAGGGTCCAAGATCGTGACAGATACGGTCGTGCAGACCGCCATCGACGACGGGTTCCGCGGCCGTGTCTTCTCCCTCTACGACATGCTCTTCAACGCCTCCTTCGTGGGCGCCGCCGGGGTGACTGCCGTGATGCTCCCGCCGGACGGGCGATCCGTCCCCTTGATCGCCATGCTGGCCGCGATCTACGGCCTGAGCGCCGCGGCGCTTCTACGCTGGCGCCGCACCGAAGGAGAGCCAGGAGAAAGGCACGGGTGA
- a CDS encoding CCA tRNA nucleotidyltransferase — MPNANEDNLTELSQAQRRAVSELLRVSPVADDLARRFQDAGFRLALVGGSVRDALLGRLGNDLDFTTDARPEDVLKIVRPWADSVWEVGIAFGTVGCQKDGRVGDGVQRFQIEITTYRSEAYDRTSRKPEVSYGDSIEEDLVRRDFTVNAMAVALPEKEFIDPHGGLQHLASRVLRTPGAPEDSFSDDPLRMLRAARFAAQLDFEVAPEVVTAMTEMADRIDIVSAERVRDEFSKLILAPNPRKGLALLVDTGLAGRFLPELPALRLESDEHHRHKDVYEHSLIVLEQAIALEEEGPDLVLRLAALLHDIGKPRTRRFELDGRVSFHHHEVVGAKMTKKRLTALKYSNDTVKDVARLVELHLRFHGYGSGEWTDSAVRRYVRDAGPLLGRLHKLTRSDCTTRNKKKASALSRTYDELEQRIAQLQEREQLDAIRPDLDGNQIMEILGVGPGPVIGKAYAFLLDLRLENGPMEHADAVAALKEWWAAQG; from the coding sequence GTGCCGAACGCCAACGAAGACAACCTCACCGAACTGAGCCAGGCGCAGCGCCGTGCCGTGAGCGAGCTGCTGCGCGTGTCCCCGGTTGCCGATGATCTCGCCCGTCGATTCCAGGATGCCGGATTCCGTCTGGCGCTGGTCGGCGGCTCCGTGCGGGACGCGTTGCTCGGGCGGCTCGGCAATGACCTCGACTTCACGACCGATGCCCGCCCAGAGGACGTTCTGAAGATCGTCCGCCCCTGGGCGGACTCCGTGTGGGAAGTGGGAATCGCGTTCGGTACGGTCGGCTGCCAGAAGGACGGCCGGGTCGGGGACGGCGTTCAGCGCTTCCAGATCGAAATCACGACCTACCGTTCCGAGGCATACGACCGGACCTCGCGGAAGCCGGAGGTCTCCTACGGTGACTCGATCGAGGAAGACCTGGTCCGTCGCGACTTCACCGTGAACGCGATGGCCGTCGCCCTCCCGGAGAAGGAGTTCATCGACCCTCACGGAGGGTTGCAGCACCTTGCCTCGCGGGTGCTGCGCACCCCGGGGGCCCCGGAGGATTCGTTCTCCGATGATCCCTTGCGCATGCTGCGGGCGGCGCGGTTCGCCGCGCAGCTCGACTTCGAGGTCGCACCCGAGGTCGTCACCGCGATGACGGAGATGGCCGATCGCATCGACATCGTTTCGGCCGAGCGGGTCCGTGACGAGTTCAGCAAGCTGATCCTCGCTCCGAACCCCCGCAAGGGCCTGGCGCTGCTCGTCGATACGGGGCTCGCCGGTCGCTTCCTCCCGGAACTTCCGGCGCTGCGGCTGGAGAGTGACGAGCACCACCGGCACAAGGACGTGTACGAGCATTCACTGATCGTGCTGGAGCAGGCCATCGCCCTGGAGGAGGAGGGGCCGGACCTCGTCCTGCGCCTCGCAGCGCTCCTCCATGACATCGGCAAGCCGAGGACCCGGCGCTTCGAGCTGGACGGCCGTGTATCTTTCCACCACCACGAAGTGGTGGGCGCCAAGATGACCAAGAAGCGGCTTACGGCGCTCAAGTACTCAAACGACACGGTCAAGGACGTCGCCCGGCTTGTAGAGCTGCATTTGCGCTTCCATGGGTACGGCAGCGGCGAGTGGACCGACTCGGCGGTGCGCCGCTATGTGAGGGACGCCGGGCCGCTACTCGGGCGCCTGCACAAGCTGACCCGCTCCGATTGCACCACGCGCAACAAGAAGAAGGCGAGCGCCCTGTCCCGTACCTACGACGAGCTGGAGCAGCGAATCGCCCAGCTCCAGGAGCGGGAGCAGCTGGACGCCATCCGGCCGGACCTGGACGGCAACCAGATCATGGAGATCCTGGGGGTCGGTCCGGGACCTGTGATCGGCAAGGCGTATGCGTTCCTGCTCGATCTGCGGCTCGAGAACGGGCCGATGGAGCACGCCGACGCGGTGGCGGCTCTGAAGGAGTGGTGGGCGGCTCAGGGCTGA
- a CDS encoding DUF6049 family protein, with translation MAKAAQFRGTGISPARRRLRRAAALLAGTPLLAGLLSLPAAPVAAAASGADTVDVALNSLSPSAPVKDDTLTISGTVTNKGKDAVTDAEVELRVGPRLPGRPGIDEAAKATGYTPGSDAKALGSPYRVTIDRLATGISEDFTLTVPVDKLDLDSAGVYQLGVSLTGRTAGDTYDQVLGIERTFLPWQPEPAGKRTQLTFLWPLISTTHLSAETGSDEQQTPVFENDALAAELAAGGRLEQLVSLGSRLPITWVIDPDLLATVDAMTRSYEVRTETGDTVPGRNQAVAKRWLSSLEKAVQDRPVVALPFADPDLASLAHRGKDVSGSLSHLQPATAVAETTVETILHVKPSTDFAWPVEGAIDPSIVDVATSAGAHNIIARSDSLKETGSVSYTPSAARPIGGGTTAVVADARLSKAFYGDLSKAGASTRAIQQFLAQSLALTHQAPNAQRSIVVAPQRMPTAGQAQTMAKAIQGLADQRWTQPLDLIGASEARPDPDATTRVPAASQYPKNLRARELPVQTFQDIKSTQETLDNFKVILTSPDRVVTPFGNAINREMSTSWRGKAGVAAQYRNGVQSYLKDLTTEVRLIQKSALTLSGRSATIPVTVQNKLVQGVDNLVLRLKSSNPTRLKLDDGSVVAEQPIKIDGGHSQSVKFAADANANGPVQVTAQLYTEDGKLYGGPMTFTVKASEITPTVMLVIAGGVLLLVLAGVRMYTQRKRAAARDAAAAGEAGDESRERAVPGASEQPSDPTPDTAPESADPSGAGEKVDR, from the coding sequence GTGGCCAAGGCGGCACAATTCCGGGGGACGGGTATTTCTCCTGCCCGCCGGCGGTTGCGGCGCGCAGCCGCACTCCTGGCGGGAACCCCCTTGCTCGCGGGTCTGCTGTCTCTGCCGGCGGCCCCCGTCGCGGCGGCCGCGAGCGGCGCCGACACCGTCGATGTCGCACTGAACAGCCTCTCTCCCAGCGCCCCTGTGAAGGACGACACGCTCACCATCTCGGGCACCGTCACCAACAAGGGCAAGGACGCCGTCACGGACGCCGAGGTCGAGCTGCGCGTCGGACCGCGCCTGCCGGGCCGTCCGGGCATCGACGAGGCAGCGAAAGCCACCGGCTACACCCCGGGCTCCGACGCCAAGGCGCTCGGCAGCCCCTACCGCGTCACGATCGACCGGCTGGCCACCGGGATCAGCGAGGACTTCACCCTGACCGTCCCGGTCGACAAGCTCGATCTGGACAGCGCAGGGGTCTACCAGCTCGGCGTGTCCCTCACCGGCCGGACTGCCGGCGACACCTACGACCAGGTACTCGGCATCGAGCGCACCTTCCTCCCCTGGCAGCCCGAGCCCGCGGGCAAGAGGACCCAGCTCACCTTCCTCTGGCCACTGATCTCCACCACCCACCTGTCGGCGGAGACCGGCTCGGACGAGCAGCAGACCCCGGTCTTCGAGAACGACGCACTGGCGGCGGAGCTCGCGGCCGGGGGCCGCCTGGAGCAGTTGGTGTCCCTCGGCAGCCGGCTCCCCATCACCTGGGTCATCGACCCGGATCTGCTCGCCACCGTCGATGCGATGACCCGGAGCTACGAGGTCAGAACGGAGACGGGTGACACGGTCCCGGGCCGCAACCAGGCCGTGGCCAAGCGATGGCTGAGCTCCCTCGAGAAGGCGGTCCAAGACCGCCCGGTCGTCGCCCTTCCGTTCGCTGACCCGGACCTGGCGTCCCTCGCCCACCGCGGCAAGGACGTCTCCGGCTCGCTCAGCCACCTGCAGCCGGCGACAGCGGTTGCCGAAACGACGGTGGAGACCATCCTCCATGTGAAGCCGTCGACGGACTTCGCCTGGCCCGTTGAGGGCGCCATCGATCCGTCGATCGTCGATGTCGCCACCTCGGCCGGCGCCCACAACATCATCGCCCGCAGCGACAGCCTCAAGGAGACCGGATCGGTCTCCTACACGCCGTCGGCCGCCCGGCCCATCGGCGGCGGCACGACGGCCGTGGTCGCGGACGCACGGCTCTCCAAGGCCTTCTACGGCGACCTCAGCAAGGCCGGTGCCTCCACCCGCGCGATTCAGCAGTTCCTGGCCCAGTCGCTGGCTCTCACTCATCAGGCGCCGAACGCCCAGCGCAGCATCGTGGTCGCCCCTCAGCGGATGCCCACGGCAGGCCAGGCACAGACCATGGCGAAAGCGATCCAGGGGCTGGCCGACCAGCGCTGGACCCAGCCGCTGGACCTGATCGGGGCCTCGGAGGCCAGGCCCGACCCGGACGCCACGACCCGGGTGCCGGCCGCATCCCAGTACCCGAAGAACCTCAGGGCCCGCGAGCTGCCCGTCCAGACCTTCCAGGACATCAAGAGCACGCAGGAGACCCTGGACAACTTCAAGGTCATCCTCACGTCCCCCGACCGGGTCGTGACACCGTTCGGCAACGCGATCAACCGCGAGATGTCCACGTCCTGGCGCGGCAAGGCGGGGGTGGCCGCCCAGTACCGCAATGGTGTGCAGAGCTATCTGAAGGACCTCACCACCGAGGTGCGACTGATCCAGAAGTCGGCCCTGACCCTGTCCGGCCGCAGCGCCACCATCCCCGTGACGGTGCAGAACAAGCTGGTTCAGGGCGTCGACAACCTGGTCCTCCGGCTGAAGTCCTCCAATCCGACCCGGCTGAAACTCGATGACGGCAGCGTGGTCGCCGAACAGCCCATCAAGATCGACGGCGGGCACAGCCAGTCGGTGAAATTCGCGGCGGACGCCAACGCCAACGGTCCGGTGCAGGTCACAGCCCAGCTGTACACGGAGGACGGCAAGCTCTACGGCGGGCCGATGACCTTCACGGTCAAGGCTTCCGAGATCACTCCGACCGTGATGCTCGTCATCGCCGGGGGTGTGCTCCTGCTCGTCCTGGCAGGCGTCAGGATGTACACCCAACGCAAGCGGGCGGCGGCCCGCGATGCCGCCGCCGCGGGCGAGGCGGGTGATGAGAGCCGCGAGCGTGCGGTGCCCGGCGCCTCGGAGCAGCCGAGTGACCCGACACCGGACACCGCCCCGGAAAGCGCCGACCCGTCGGGTGCGGGTGAGAAGGTGGACCGTTGA
- the murJ gene encoding murein biosynthesis integral membrane protein MurJ, with amino-acid sequence MNAPYDGDRGQGADGTAPPSGAPYPSHGPQQAEQPPAAQVPPQAGEAADDPYIQDAYDHDPYRSRDLSAQDPVSEALYDRAAHPPPPPGSFQQQQPLYQQPPAQQPAPDPRIWAQTPPPEPDGPSRRLPYGDDARSVQFTGVDDLVTRAGEDKTEHDAFAHLYRDQQAGGRPVAAAEPEPEPAPAPTPAPGKGSGGRASGLLKSSAVMAAGTMVSRLTGFVRSLVITAALGAAVLGDAYTIALTLPTMIYILTVGGGLNSVFVPQLVRAMKNDEDGGEAYANRLLTLVMVALGVIVLIAVFAAPMLIQALSPTIAGEPPANSVAVTFARFCLPTIFFMGVHVVMGQILNARGRFGAMMWTPVLNNIVIIFTFGLFIWVYGSFSESRMSVQTIPPEGVRLLAVGTLLGLVVQALAMIPYLRETGFRFRPRFDWKGQGLGKTFKLAKWTVLFVLANQAGVLVVTQLSTAAGAASDKDGAGFLAYSNAQLIWGMPQAIITVSVMAALLPRISRAAHDDDAGAVRDDISQGLRNSAVAIVPVAFSFLALGVPMCTLLYASAGNEAARSMGFILMAFGLGLIPYSVQYVVLRGFYAYEDTRTPFYNTVIVAAVNAAASAACYFLLRPEWAVVGMAGSYGLAYAVGVGVAWRRLRNRLGGDLDGANVVRTYARLCLASLPAAAAAGAVAYFVLKALGENALGSLVALVAGGAMLLGVFFTAARRMRIQELNTLVGMVRGRLGR; translated from the coding sequence ATGAACGCGCCGTACGACGGTGACCGCGGGCAGGGCGCGGACGGCACCGCGCCCCCCTCGGGCGCTCCGTACCCCTCGCACGGCCCGCAGCAGGCGGAGCAGCCACCGGCGGCCCAGGTACCGCCGCAGGCGGGCGAAGCGGCCGACGACCCGTACATCCAGGATGCGTACGACCACGATCCTTACCGTTCCCGGGACCTCTCGGCCCAGGACCCCGTGTCGGAGGCGCTCTACGACCGCGCCGCGCATCCCCCACCGCCTCCGGGCAGCTTCCAGCAGCAGCAGCCGCTGTACCAGCAGCCCCCAGCTCAGCAGCCCGCTCCGGACCCCCGGATCTGGGCCCAGACCCCGCCACCCGAACCGGATGGCCCGTCGCGCCGTCTGCCCTACGGGGACGATGCCCGGTCCGTGCAGTTCACCGGCGTCGACGACCTGGTGACCAGGGCCGGCGAGGACAAGACGGAGCACGACGCGTTCGCCCACCTCTACCGGGACCAGCAGGCCGGTGGGCGCCCCGTGGCGGCGGCGGAACCGGAACCGGAGCCAGCCCCTGCTCCCACTCCCGCTCCCGGCAAGGGAAGCGGCGGACGAGCGTCGGGGCTGCTGAAGTCGAGCGCCGTGATGGCCGCCGGAACCATGGTGTCCCGCCTCACCGGCTTCGTCCGGAGCCTGGTGATCACTGCCGCACTCGGCGCCGCGGTGCTCGGTGACGCCTACACGATCGCCCTGACCCTGCCGACGATGATCTACATCCTCACGGTGGGCGGGGGGCTGAACTCGGTCTTCGTCCCGCAGCTCGTCCGCGCGATGAAGAACGACGAGGACGGCGGCGAGGCATACGCCAACCGGCTGCTGACCCTCGTCATGGTGGCTCTCGGCGTGATCGTCCTGATCGCCGTGTTCGCGGCCCCGATGCTGATCCAGGCTCTCTCGCCGACGATCGCCGGCGAGCCGCCCGCCAACAGCGTCGCCGTCACCTTCGCCCGCTTCTGCCTGCCCACCATCTTCTTCATGGGTGTGCACGTGGTCATGGGGCAGATCCTGAACGCCCGTGGCAGGTTCGGCGCGATGATGTGGACACCGGTCCTCAACAACATCGTCATCATCTTCACCTTCGGGCTCTTCATCTGGGTCTACGGCAGCTTCTCCGAATCCCGAATGAGCGTGCAGACGATTCCCCCGGAGGGCGTACGACTGCTTGCGGTCGGCACGCTGCTGGGCCTGGTCGTCCAGGCGCTCGCGATGATCCCGTACCTCCGCGAGACGGGCTTCCGCTTCCGCCCACGGTTCGATTGGAAGGGCCAGGGCCTCGGGAAGACCTTCAAGCTCGCCAAGTGGACCGTGCTGTTCGTCCTCGCCAACCAGGCGGGTGTACTCGTGGTCACCCAGCTCTCCACCGCCGCAGGTGCGGCCTCCGACAAGGACGGGGCGGGTTTCCTCGCGTACTCGAACGCCCAGCTGATCTGGGGAATGCCCCAGGCGATCATCACGGTGTCGGTGATGGCCGCTCTGCTGCCGAGGATCTCGCGGGCCGCTCACGACGACGACGCCGGCGCGGTCCGCGACGACATCTCCCAGGGACTTCGCAACTCGGCGGTCGCCATCGTGCCCGTCGCCTTCTCCTTCCTGGCGCTGGGCGTCCCGATGTGCACCCTGCTCTACGCGTCCGCGGGTAACGAGGCGGCCCGCTCCATGGGCTTCATCCTGATGGCCTTCGGTCTCGGTCTGATCCCCTACTCGGTGCAGTACGTCGTCCTCCGCGGCTTCTACGCCTACGAGGACACCCGCACGCCCTTCTACAACACCGTCATCGTGGCCGCGGTCAACGCCGCCGCCTCGGCCGCCTGCTACTTCCTCCTCCGGCCCGAATGGGCCGTGGTGGGGATGGCCGGCTCCTACGGCCTCGCGTACGCCGTCGGTGTCGGGGTCGCATGGCGACGGCTGCGGAACAGGCTGGGCGGCGACCTCGACGGTGCGAACGTGGTGCGCACCTACGCGCGGCTGTGCCTGGCCTCCCTGCCGGCGGCCGCAGCGGCCGGTGCCGTGGCCTACTTCGTGCTGAAGGCCCTGGGCGAGAACGCGCTCGGATCGCTCGTCGCACTCGTCGCGGGCGGTGCCATGCTCCTCGGAGTCTTCTTCACCGCGGCACGGAGAATGAGGATCCAGGAGCTCAACACCCTGGTCGGGATGGTCCGCGGCCGGCTCGGCCGATAG
- a CDS encoding protein kinase family protein — protein MAERSTAAVDVADNSGDDPLAAQADKAATDGEAHADEAAEQDAHDRGGERKNRERPTGTTLELHSGHTLARRYRLEECVTRLDGFSSWRAVDEKLRRAVGVHILPADHPRTRSVLAAARSAALLGDPRFVQVLDAVEEDDLVYVVHEWLPDATELTALLAEGPLEAHDAYQLVSQLSQAMAAAHREGLAHLRLTPGAVLRSSTGQYRIRGLAVNAALRGISADRPQRTDTEAIGALLYAALTQRWPYESDAYGLSGLPKGVGLLAPDQVRAGVHRGLSELAMRALVNDGATASRQELPLTTPDELAKAVAAMPRVRPPEPAFTAPPEYQRTTYQQGTYGRASAHPGRPTQPVTMPPAPLESRTGKLLKWTVSALLIAALGLGSWQIADKLLDRGRPTDEPGNSRTTDEERNDKPKKPVPLAIQNAREFAPDGTAQNAEDAGNTHDDDAGSFWRTNSFRDGPDLHPKVKKGVGIVYDLGTEQDVTSAAIALRYGGDYTKIALYATDSLSPSGSVDSMKKIADGQSSATSLTLTATEPVRSRYVLLWMTAMPYAPDNNFSSAGYKQAITDVKFTG, from the coding sequence GTGGCGGAACGTAGCACGGCTGCCGTCGACGTGGCCGACAACAGCGGTGACGACCCGCTGGCCGCCCAGGCGGACAAGGCCGCGACCGACGGGGAGGCGCACGCCGACGAGGCGGCGGAGCAGGACGCTCACGACAGGGGCGGCGAACGGAAGAACCGTGAGCGGCCCACAGGCACCACGCTCGAACTGCACAGCGGCCACACCCTCGCCAGACGCTACCGGCTTGAGGAGTGCGTCACCCGTCTGGACGGATTCAGCAGTTGGCGTGCTGTCGACGAGAAGCTGCGCCGCGCCGTCGGGGTGCACATCCTGCCCGCGGACCATCCCCGGACGCGATCCGTGCTGGCCGCGGCCCGGTCCGCGGCCCTGCTGGGCGACCCGCGTTTCGTGCAGGTGCTGGACGCCGTCGAGGAGGACGACCTCGTGTACGTCGTCCACGAGTGGCTGCCCGACGCCACCGAGCTCACCGCCCTGCTCGCCGAAGGGCCGCTGGAGGCCCATGACGCCTACCAGTTGGTCAGCCAGCTGTCCCAGGCCATGGCCGCGGCCCATCGGGAGGGCCTCGCCCATCTGAGGCTCACTCCCGGGGCCGTACTCCGCAGCTCCACGGGGCAGTACCGGATCCGCGGCCTCGCCGTGAACGCCGCGCTGCGGGGCATCAGCGCCGACCGCCCCCAGCGCACGGACACGGAGGCCATCGGCGCCCTGCTGTATGCGGCGCTGACCCAGCGCTGGCCCTACGAGAGCGACGCCTACGGTCTCTCGGGACTCCCCAAGGGCGTCGGGCTGCTCGCCCCCGACCAGGTGCGTGCCGGCGTCCATCGGGGGCTGTCCGAGCTCGCCATGCGGGCGCTGGTCAACGACGGGGCCACTGCCTCGCGTCAGGAGCTTCCCCTCACCACCCCGGACGAGCTCGCCAAAGCGGTGGCGGCCATGCCCCGCGTCCGTCCCCCGGAACCCGCCTTCACCGCCCCTCCGGAGTACCAGCGCACCACCTATCAGCAGGGCACCTACGGCCGCGCGTCGGCACACCCCGGCCGCCCCACCCAGCCGGTGACGATGCCGCCGGCGCCCCTGGAGAGCCGCACCGGCAAGCTTCTGAAGTGGACGGTGTCCGCCCTGCTCATCGCCGCTCTGGGACTCGGCAGCTGGCAGATCGCCGACAAGCTCCTGGACCGTGGCCGGCCGACCGACGAACCCGGGAACAGCCGGACCACGGACGAGGAGCGGAACGACAAGCCGAAGAAGCCGGTGCCGCTGGCCATCCAGAACGCCAGGGAGTTCGCGCCCGACGGCACCGCTCAGAACGCAGAGGACGCCGGCAACACCCACGACGACGACGCCGGCTCCTTCTGGCGCACCAATAGCTTCCGAGACGGTCCCGACCTGCATCCCAAGGTCAAGAAGGGCGTGGGAATCGTCTACGACCTCGGCACGGAGCAGGACGTGACATCGGCGGCCATAGCGCTCCGCTACGGGGGCGACTACACCAAGATCGCCCTGTATGCGACGGACTCCCTGTCGCCCTCAGGCTCGGTCGACTCCATGAAGAAGATCGCGGATGGTCAGTCCAGTGCCACCTCGCTCACGCTCACGGCGACGGAACCGGTCAGGAGCCGCTATGTGCTCCTGTGGATGACCGCGATGCCCTACGCGCCGGACAACAACTTCAGCAGCGCCGGCTACAAGCAGGCGATCACCGATGTGAAGTTCACCGGCTGA